The proteins below come from a single Aegilops tauschii subsp. strangulata cultivar AL8/78 chromosome 6, Aet v6.0, whole genome shotgun sequence genomic window:
- the LOC109742660 gene encoding uncharacterized protein At3g61260 — protein METQQEPTKAGEPAGGGAGVLENGPPAPSTAQQGPAAPPGSATDRDAVLAKVEMNRKLSMVKAWEENQKSKADNRAEHKMSSILSWENTKKAAVEAKLRTREEKLEKKKAEYAEQMRNRVAMIHKEAEEQRALVEARRQEEMIKYQETAAKHRSKGTTPAKKFLTCFG, from the exons ATGGAGACCCAGCAGGAGCCGACCAAAGCGGgcgagccggccggcggcggcgccggagttCTCGAGA ATGGACCTCCGGCGCCATCAACAGCACAGCAAGGACCTGCAGCCCCTCCGGGTTCAGCAACTGACAGAG ATGCGGTGCTTGCCAAGGTGGAGATGAATCGGAAACTGTCCATGGTTAAGGCGTGGGAGGAGAACCAGAAGAGCAAGGCCGACAACAG GGCCGAGCACAAGATGTCGTCTATCCTATCATGGGAGAATACCAAGAAGGCCGCGGTCGAAGCCAAGCTCCGAACACGGGAG GAGAAGCTGGAGAAGAAGAAGGCGGAGTACGCGGAGCAGATGCGGAACCGGGTCGCCATGATCCACAaggaggcggaggagcagcgGGCCCTCGTGGAGGCGAGGCGGCAGGAGGAGATGATCAAATACCAGGAGACGGCGGCCAAGCACCGCTCCAAAGGGACCACGCCCGCCAAGAAGTTCCTCACCTGTTTCGGAtga